Proteins encoded in a region of the Paenibacillus sp. W2I17 genome:
- a CDS encoding nucleotidyltransferase domain-containing protein: MRDTIRQQLKQIEQEEQVRIIYACESGSRAWGFPSQDSDYDVRFLYVRPLEWYLSIEDKRDVIERPISDQLDINGWDLRKALKLFRKSNPPLLEWLQSPIQYDEQYNVAQHIRALSPLTFSPKSCMYHYLNMAKGNFRDYLQGERVKIKKYFYVLRPLLACGWIERYDAMPPMAFEELVQELVPANTSLYTEIHELLRRKKAGEELDLEPQLPAIQAFLAEKIDHFERMAGKMDNEQIIEFEELDRIFRFALQEVWGTN; this comes from the coding sequence ATGAGAGATACGATTAGACAACAGCTAAAGCAGATTGAACAGGAGGAGCAGGTTCGGATTATCTATGCCTGTGAATCCGGCAGTCGGGCTTGGGGATTTCCTTCCCAGGATAGTGATTATGATGTGCGTTTTCTGTATGTGAGACCGCTGGAATGGTATTTGTCGATTGAGGATAAAAGGGATGTTATCGAACGCCCAATCAGTGATCAGCTCGACATCAATGGTTGGGATCTGCGCAAGGCGTTGAAGCTGTTTCGCAAATCCAATCCACCACTGCTGGAATGGTTGCAATCCCCGATTCAGTATGATGAACAGTATAACGTGGCACAGCATATCCGTGCACTGTCGCCTTTGACTTTCTCACCCAAGTCCTGCATGTATCATTATCTGAATATGGCGAAGGGCAATTTCCGGGATTATTTACAAGGTGAGCGGGTGAAGATCAAAAAGTATTTCTACGTGCTGCGCCCCTTGCTGGCTTGTGGCTGGATCGAACGTTACGATGCGATGCCACCGATGGCATTCGAAGAGCTGGTGCAAGAACTTGTACCTGCGAATACATCGCTATATACGGAGATTCATGAATTGCTGCGCCGGAAAAAGGCGGGCGAGGAACTGGATCTGGAGCCGCAGTTGCCAGCAATACAGGCTTTTTTGGCGGAGAAGATCGATCATTTTGAACGAATGGCCGGCAAGATGGATAATGAGCAAATTATTGAATTTGAAGAATTGGACCGGATTTTTCGATTTGCGTTGCAAGAGGTGTGGGGAACTAATTAG
- a CDS encoding YafY family protein yields MARESFDKEIQFLRMLSLTSGAYNRKQYAERLGISVHTFDKTNRRLKEIMQTVADQRPGAEASREMADLVRFQYGESAEPMLLFLFRAKSMKETEVQRLSVLLHTLQHKVLTAMELLDACCADLPEDLALPDEKTIRSDLKYLEEVGVIRKEPGGRPYRYALQQDVLTELTVEEQLELYDFVDIMANTQVPSVQGYLLRDSLKKAITASFPQEEATEPYIYKYHYYSRILDEAHLYTLLSAIRQRKRVQFLYFSPKKPSSYSSQNTNPRFEREAGGRSNRIVPLEVIYDHQYGRWYVIGYQGRRGFVKFRMEGITQLEEQDSVEEQYMLELKQQWTDISRYSWLVDTGNTVTVQARFFHPERGQRNFILDRVRLQGQWGKIIPETDHTFLYEIQVNGTTEIKPWLRSFGSSCEIIAPQRLRQEMIKEWKEIAEYYEPVREDVQLPDDDTTE; encoded by the coding sequence ATGGCAAGAGAGAGTTTTGACAAAGAAATTCAGTTCTTACGCATGTTATCCCTAACAAGCGGTGCATATAACCGCAAACAATATGCCGAGCGGCTTGGCATATCCGTACATACCTTTGATAAAACCAATCGCAGATTAAAAGAAATCATGCAGACCGTCGCCGACCAACGCCCAGGTGCCGAAGCAAGCCGGGAAATGGCGGATCTCGTCCGCTTCCAGTATGGAGAGTCGGCTGAACCTATGCTGCTCTTCCTCTTCCGCGCCAAGTCGATGAAAGAGACTGAAGTTCAGCGGCTTTCTGTCCTTTTGCATACCTTACAACATAAAGTCCTAACTGCGATGGAACTGCTGGACGCCTGCTGTGCTGATCTGCCGGAAGATCTGGCACTACCTGACGAGAAAACCATTCGTTCCGATCTGAAGTATCTGGAAGAGGTTGGGGTTATACGGAAAGAGCCAGGTGGCAGACCATATCGATATGCCTTGCAACAGGATGTCCTTACCGAATTAACAGTGGAGGAACAGCTGGAGTTGTATGATTTTGTAGATATTATGGCAAACACTCAGGTTCCTTCCGTACAGGGGTACTTATTACGGGACAGTTTGAAGAAAGCCATTACGGCAAGTTTTCCGCAAGAAGAAGCTACCGAACCCTATATCTATAAGTATCACTATTATTCTCGCATTCTGGACGAAGCTCATCTCTACACGTTGCTTAGTGCGATTCGCCAGCGTAAACGTGTGCAGTTCCTGTACTTTTCACCGAAAAAGCCATCCAGCTACAGTTCACAGAATACGAATCCACGCTTTGAACGGGAAGCAGGCGGACGATCCAACCGGATCGTGCCCCTTGAAGTGATTTATGACCATCAGTATGGTCGTTGGTATGTAATTGGATATCAGGGCCGGCGCGGCTTTGTGAAATTCCGCATGGAAGGCATAACCCAACTGGAGGAACAGGATTCAGTAGAAGAGCAATACATGCTCGAACTGAAGCAGCAGTGGACCGACATTAGTCGCTACAGTTGGCTCGTGGATACGGGGAATACCGTGACGGTTCAAGCACGCTTTTTCCACCCGGAGCGTGGTCAGCGCAACTTCATTTTGGATCGGGTTCGTCTGCAAGGTCAATGGGGCAAAATTATACCCGAAACGGATCATACCTTTCTCTACGAAATCCAGGTCAACGGTACCACCGAGATCAAACCGTGGTTGCGGAGTTTTGGCTCAAGCTGCGAGATAATTGCACCTCAGAGACTACGCCAGGAGATGATCAAGGAATGGAAGGAGATTGCGGAATATTATGAACCTGTTCGAGAAGATGTTCAATTACCAGATGATGACACGACTGAATGA
- a CDS encoding WYL domain-containing protein, which produces MNLFEKMFNYQMMTRLNETGLFTWTSQERAWLRMMLNHPAAREALSPVTLDKMYNMLNGEQDLNLQDYLTEKAKSEENSVSHPLLRQLRLIILHHQGFRLIGRVRNGRTSQDEFGFPYKLEYSMVKKEWYVLWYAPRFDKLMSTKLHSIVTVEAQQVEPDTASGYTARIAAITEKRKTSITIEVLPEFNQELSRILYAFSCFEKQVEYLEAEQTYRIELTVPRNEMDYVLSKMRFLGKRVRITDHTVLRERMSETAAKALARYAEKDPDLHSERANEVQHRQREEGSLAKADGL; this is translated from the coding sequence ATGAACCTGTTCGAGAAGATGTTCAATTACCAGATGATGACACGACTGAATGAAACCGGACTGTTCACCTGGACCTCACAGGAACGGGCCTGGCTTCGCATGATGCTGAATCACCCTGCTGCGAGAGAAGCGCTGAGCCCTGTAACGTTGGATAAAATGTACAACATGCTGAATGGTGAGCAGGACCTGAACCTTCAAGATTACCTGACCGAAAAAGCCAAAAGTGAGGAAAACAGTGTCTCTCATCCACTCCTCAGACAGTTACGGCTAATCATTCTGCATCATCAGGGATTTCGGCTGATCGGTCGCGTCCGCAATGGACGCACGAGCCAGGATGAATTTGGCTTCCCGTATAAACTGGAGTACTCCATGGTCAAAAAAGAATGGTACGTGCTCTGGTACGCGCCTCGCTTCGACAAACTCATGTCCACCAAACTGCACAGCATCGTTACCGTGGAAGCCCAGCAGGTTGAACCGGATACCGCTTCTGGTTACACTGCCCGAATTGCTGCGATAACAGAGAAGCGTAAAACGTCCATCACCATCGAAGTACTGCCCGAGTTCAATCAGGAACTGTCCCGAATCCTCTATGCCTTCTCCTGCTTTGAGAAACAAGTCGAGTACCTGGAAGCCGAGCAGACATATCGGATCGAGCTGACCGTTCCGCGCAATGAGATGGATTACGTCTTATCCAAAATGCGTTTTCTCGGCAAACGGGTTCGAATCACTGACCACACAGTGCTGCGGGAGCGAATGTCGGAAACAGCTGCGAAGGCATTAGCCCGTTATGCGGAAAAAGATCCTGATTTGCATTCCGAACGCGCGAATGAAGTTCAGCACCGCCAACGTGAGGAAGGCTCTCTTGCGAAAGCCGATGGGCTTTAA